In a single window of the Nitrospira sp. MA-1 genome:
- a CDS encoding polysaccharide biosynthesis/export family protein, with protein sequence MMQSVYRRSVQVFFLVTGLLTLNLTGLACADSNMGSISEEAKRAESRAEKRALIVIDDYIIGPEDILEISVWRNPDLSREVMVRPDGKISLPLIGDVKAVGRSTSELRDDITQKLKSYKENPTVAIVVKAVNSYYFYVQGAVGKIGKLPLLSRTTLIQAITLAGGMAPDAVRSRITIFRLGMDNEAPQKLVVSYDDIILRGADNVELKPGDTIVVPSETMVLIP encoded by the coding sequence ATGATGCAGAGTGTGTATCGTAGGAGTGTCCAGGTCTTCTTTCTGGTAACTGGTTTGTTGACTCTAAACCTTACCGGGTTGGCTTGTGCTGATTCAAACATGGGTTCAATATCCGAAGAGGCGAAACGAGCCGAAAGTCGTGCCGAAAAACGGGCATTAATTGTGATTGATGATTACATCATTGGTCCGGAAGACATTTTGGAAATCAGTGTTTGGCGCAATCCCGATTTGTCGAGAGAAGTGATGGTTCGACCCGATGGGAAAATTTCGTTGCCACTGATTGGGGATGTGAAAGCGGTGGGGCGCTCCACCTCTGAACTTCGCGATGACATTACGCAAAAACTCAAGTCCTATAAGGAAAATCCGACAGTGGCCATTGTGGTCAAGGCGGTGAATAGCTATTACTTTTATGTGCAAGGGGCCGTCGGAAAAATTGGAAAATTGCCTTTGTTAAGCCGAACGACTCTTATCCAGGCCATTACATTGGCGGGTGGAATGGCGCCTGATGCAGTGCGGAGTCGGATTACCATTTTTCGATTGGGAATGGATAACGAGGCACCTCAGAAATTAGTGGTCAGCTACGATGATATTATTTTGCGGGGGGCTGACAATGTGGAGTTAAAGCCCGGAGATACGATTGTCGTGCCTTCTGAGACCATGGTTCTGATTCCGTAA
- a CDS encoding polysaccharide biosynthesis/export family protein, with protein sequence MRNTFPSIGSKVCILLMGFLTCMGCLKPDVVVSPGHPEEGFVLGPEDVIEVIVWKNPDLSRQVVIRPDGKISLALIGDVVASGLTADQVAKKIAEKFKAVKENPSVSVNVIEVNSYYVFIVGEVVKPGKLPLKSYTTILQAMSLAGGFTQFASRNDIIVVRTEKDEKGHLIETRIPLRYSDLISEDGGVYNITLRSGDTVIVP encoded by the coding sequence ATGAGGAATACCTTTCCATCCATAGGCAGCAAGGTGTGTATTCTCCTGATGGGTTTTCTGACCTGTATGGGGTGTTTAAAGCCTGACGTGGTTGTTTCACCAGGCCACCCTGAAGAGGGCTTTGTATTGGGTCCGGAAGATGTCATTGAAGTGATCGTCTGGAAAAACCCCGATTTGTCGAGGCAGGTGGTGATCCGGCCGGACGGAAAAATTTCTTTAGCCTTAATCGGTGATGTGGTAGCCAGCGGGTTGACGGCTGATCAGGTCGCCAAAAAAATTGCAGAAAAATTTAAGGCAGTAAAAGAAAATCCTTCGGTGTCTGTGAATGTGATCGAAGTCAATAGTTACTATGTCTTTATTGTTGGAGAAGTGGTGAAGCCAGGGAAATTGCCATTGAAATCCTATACGACGATCCTCCAGGCCATGTCGTTAGCCGGTGGATTTACCCAATTCGCTTCCCGAAATGACATCATTGTCGTTCGCACGGAAAAAGATGAAAAGGGGCATCTCATAGAAACACGTATCCCGCTTCGATATTCCGATCTTATTTCGGAGGATGGGGGAGTGTATAACATCACTCTCCGGTCGGGGGATACAGTCATCGTCCCGTAA
- a CDS encoding TIGR03013 family PEP-CTERM/XrtA system glycosyltransferase, which translates to MRWTRLGLLRLFMRSQWRTYFFTLAPKRWPKKRVLIVGDGVLAQALARVLVFDRSYRYDVKGFLSNNPALVGTSLVNPMVLGTTEQLFEVVEKCEIETVAVCVEDRRGGLPLDSLLDVKSMGLEVIDGHRLYETECGRLSIDELKPSFLIFSSGFRRKPIVMFLKRVGDVLGAFLGLIALAPLFGLIALLVKSDSPGPIFYRQTRVGHHGYPYVLLKFRSMRNDAEAQGIQWASLGDVRVTKTGAWLRKLRLDELPQLINVLKGDMSLVGPRPERPHFVQELRKSIPYYDLRHTVRPGISGWAQICFQYAGSLEDSHVKLQYDLYYVKNLSLCLDLRILMRTIGVMFTGEGAR; encoded by the coding sequence ATGAGGTGGACTCGCCTCGGATTGCTAAGGCTTTTTATGCGAAGTCAATGGAGGACGTATTTTTTTACATTGGCCCCAAAGCGGTGGCCCAAAAAACGTGTTCTCATTGTAGGGGATGGGGTTTTGGCCCAAGCCCTTGCGCGTGTCTTAGTGTTCGATCGATCCTACCGGTATGACGTCAAAGGGTTTTTGTCGAATAATCCTGCCTTGGTCGGAACTTCATTGGTCAATCCCATGGTTCTTGGGACGACCGAGCAGTTGTTTGAAGTCGTTGAAAAATGTGAAATAGAGACGGTTGCGGTCTGTGTAGAGGATCGTCGGGGAGGCTTGCCCCTGGATTCTCTTCTGGATGTAAAATCCATGGGCCTGGAGGTGATTGATGGACACCGCCTGTATGAAACTGAGTGTGGTCGCCTGTCGATTGATGAGCTCAAGCCCAGCTTTCTCATTTTTTCGTCAGGGTTCAGAAGAAAACCAATCGTTATGTTTCTTAAGCGTGTGGGGGATGTCCTCGGCGCGTTTCTGGGCCTGATTGCGTTAGCCCCCTTATTTGGTTTAATAGCCTTATTGGTAAAATCAGACTCTCCTGGACCGATCTTTTATCGCCAGACTCGAGTGGGACATCATGGGTATCCCTATGTCCTGTTGAAATTTCGTTCGATGCGAAATGATGCGGAGGCCCAAGGGATTCAGTGGGCGAGCCTGGGAGATGTGCGCGTGACGAAAACGGGGGCCTGGCTTCGAAAGCTTCGGTTGGATGAATTACCCCAATTGATTAATGTTTTAAAAGGGGATATGAGCTTGGTCGGCCCTCGACCTGAGCGTCCACATTTTGTGCAGGAACTGCGCAAATCCATTCCCTATTATGACCTTCGACACACCGTTCGCCCAGGAATCTCAGGCTGGGCGCAGATCTGTTTCCAGTATGCGGGGTCGCTGGAGGATTCGCATGTTAAATTGCAATATGATCTCTATTATGTCAAAAATCTCTCGTTATGTTTGGACCTACGAATCCTGATG